From Octopus sinensis unplaced genomic scaffold, ASM634580v1 Contig13764, whole genome shotgun sequence, the proteins below share one genomic window:
- the LOC115229884 gene encoding zinc finger BED domain-containing protein 5-like, whose protein sequence is MRPCKLRHFETIHSEHVHKSEEFFKRKLEEFDNQTKSLKKLVSVSSNALLASYKVSYRIAKCKKPHNIGETLVLPAAIDMVEAMFGESYAKQLQQIPLADNTVARRIDDISEDLCDQLVSRLRNCKFAIQVDEGADINKNAHLIAYVRLLKKNGSIVLDFVQTSRRAAQSMSEIIGLQALVKNRAPEIIWTHCMLHRSALVSKNMSPELNDIFAQITKVINYIKHSPLRAKLFAKLCEDMDSKDTSLLYYCEVRWLSRAKVIRRVFELKDQVADFLDENDIEDAKLFGMMTLLSNLPI, encoded by the exons ATGAGGCCATGCAAATTAAGACATTTTGAAACGATTCATTCTGAACATGTCCATAagtctgaagaattttttaaaagaaaattagaagagtTTGATAACCAAACGAAATCGTTAAAAAAACTTGTTTCTgtctcttcaaatgctttactaGCATCGTACAAAGTTTCTTACAGGATTGCAAAATGCAAGAAACCGCACAATATCGGAGAAACTCTAGTTTTGCCAGCAGCTATCGATATGGTTGAAGCAATGTTTGGCGAATCCTATGCAAAACAATTACAGCAAATACCGCTTGCTGATAACACAGTCGCTAGAAGAATTGATGACATATCTGAAGATCTTTGTGATCAGTTGGTTTCTCGACTACGTAACTGTAAATTTGCTATACAAGTTGATGAGGGAGCtgacataaataaaaatgcacattTAATTGCATATGTCAGATTGCTGAAGAAA aATGGATCAATTGTGTTGGACTTTGTACAGACGAGCAGAAGAGCAGCACAGTCAATGTCAGAAATAATCGGTCTTCAAGCTCTTGTAAAAAACAGAGCACCAGAAATTATCTGGACGCACTGCATGCTGCACAGATCAGCACTTGTCTCAAAGAATATGAGTCCAGAACTGAACGATATTTTTGCGCAAATTACAAAAGTTATAAACTACATAAAACACAGTCCTTTAAGAGCTAAGCTTTTTGCAAAGCTGTGTGAAGATATGGATTCAAAAGATACATCGCTTTTATACTATTGTGAGGTACGCTGGCTATCTCGTGCAAAAGTGATTAGAAGGGTGTTTGAACTCAAAGATCAAGTTGCAGATTttcttgatgaaaatgatattgaagatGCAAAGTTGTTCGGGATGATGACTTTATTGTCAAATTTGCCtatttag